The genomic DNA CTATTTGGCCGGGACTGGGCGCGAGGAGGAGCTCATAGACCTGGTCGAGCGGTACACCAAAGAGCAAGGGCTGTTCCGAACCGACGACACGCCCGACCCCGAATTCAGCGACACGCTGGAGCTGGACATGGGCACCGTCGAGCCCAGCCTGGCTGGCCCTCGCCGTCCCCAGGATCGGGTGCCGCTGCGGGAGATGAAACGGGCCTTTCTGACGGCGCTCCGGGAGGCCTTCGGCAAGGAGCCAAGCGATGAGCGCGGCGAGGCAACAGACGATGCTCAGGATCACAAAATCCGGCATGGATCAGTAGTTATCGCTGCCATCACCAGTTGCACCAACACCAGCAACCCCTCGGTCATGATCGGGGCAGGGTTGCTGGCCAAAAAGGCAGTGGAGCGCGGGCTGAACGTGCGGCCGTACGTCAAGACCAGCCTGGCCCCTGGCTCGCGCGTCGTCAGCGAGTATCTGAGGGAATCAGGGTTGTTGCCGTATCTGGAAGCGTTGCGTTTCCACATCGTTGGCTTTGGTTGCACCACCTGCATCGGCAACAGCGGCCCCCTGCCCGACGCGGTCGCCCGCGCCATCGCCGAGGACGACCTGGTGGTGGCTGCCGTGCTCAGCGGCAACCGCAACTTCGAGGGGCGCATCCACCCGCTCGTACGGGCTAACTACCTAGCCTCTCCCCCCCTGGTCGTCGCCTATGCGCTAGCCGGCCGAGTGGACATCGATCTGTTAAACGAGCCGCTGGGATACGATCCCAACGGTCAGCCCGTCTACCTTCGGGACATCTGGCCGACTCAGGACGAGATCCAACGGGAGATCCGCCGCTCCCTCAAGCCTGAGATGTTTCGCCGCCAATACGCTGACGTCTTCGACGGTAACGAGCTGTGGAACCGCATCGTCGCGCCCGAAGGCGAACTGTACGCCTGGGACCCCAACTCCACCTATATCCAAGAACCGCCCTTTTTCGTGGACATGCCATTGGAGCCGCCGCCGCTACAGGACATCCGAGGGGCGCGTGCGCTGGTGCTCTTAGGCGACAGTATCACCACGGATCACATCTCCCCGGCCGGCAGCATCTCAGCGAAAAGCCCAGCCGGCCGCTATCTGATCGAGCACGGTGTGCCGCCCGAGGAGTTCAACTCGTATGGCGCCCGGCGCGGCAACCACGAGGTGATGATGCGTGGCACGTTCGCCAATGTTCGCCTTAAGAACCTGCTGGTGCCGGGCATCGAAGGCGGCGTGACCATCTACTTGCCCACAGGCGAGCAGATGACCGTTTATGAGGCTGCCATGCGTTACAAAGCGGCGGGGATACCATTGGTTATACTGGCCGGCAAGGAGTATGGCACGGGCAGCTCGCGCGATTGGGCGGCGAAGGGCGTTTCTCTGCTGGGCGTGAAGGCCGTGCTAGCGGAGAGCTTCGAGCGCATCCATCGCAGTAATCTGGTGGGGATGGGGGTGTTGCCGCTGCAGTTCCGTCCTGGCGAAAGCTGGCAATCGCTGGGCTTGACCGGTCGTGAAGTATACGAGATCGAGGGAATTCGCGACGATCTGCAGCCTGGACAGGTGATCACTGTGCGGGCCAAAGGTGAGGACGGCGCTGAGAGATCCTTCACGATGATCGCCCGCGTGGACACGCCTGTGGAAGTTCACTATTATCGCAACGGCGGCATCCTGCCCGCGGTACTGCGGCAAATCCTGCGGCACAGCGCGGCGCCGCTTTGACAGCCGCCAAGGCGAGTATTAAGCGCTATGTCGTCCTTGATGAGCTATCAACTACGGCAACGGGAATACCTGCTGGAGATCAGCCGGGCGATGACAGCCCGCCTCGAGCTCGGTGCCGTCTTGCGGCTTATCCTGACCTACGCCGCTGAAATGGTCGGAGCCGAGGTGGGCTTGATCGCCCTGAGCGAGCGCAACGGTGAGCTAGTCGTAAAGGCCTCGTACGGGATCCCAGCTCAGCTCTTGCCGCGCTTCGCCCCGTTGCTGACCGATATCCCGCGTCTAATGGATTTGCAGCAGCGCACTGGCTGGCAGATCCCCGATCTCAACCTACGCCTGCATGCCGTCTCGGCAGCAGTGGGCTTGCCTCTGGACCAGGTCATCTCCTTACCGTTGGTGGTGGAGGATGAGCCGCTGG from Anaerolineae bacterium includes the following:
- the acnA gene encoding aconitate hydratase AcnA, coding for MTKVQDPFGTRATLETGHGPLAFYRLSRLEELGIAQLSRLPFSIKVLLEAALRQCDEFTITQEDVMALARWSPSPAAAREIPFKPARVILQDFSGVPAIVDLAALRSAMQRLGGDPSRINPLVPVDLVIDHSVQVDYFGSAYALLYNAQREFERNRERYEFLRWGQQALANFRVVPPATGIVHQVNLEYLATVVQTRSQDGETVAFPDSLVGTDSHTTMINGLGVLGWGVGGIEAEAVMLGQPIYMLMPEVVGFKLYGELPEGATATDLVLTVTQMLRRKGVVDKFVEFYGPGLKHLSLPDRATIANMAPEYGATVGFFPVDEETLRYLAGTGREEELIDLVERYTKEQGLFRTDDTPDPEFSDTLELDMGTVEPSLAGPRRPQDRVPLREMKRAFLTALREAFGKEPSDERGEATDDAQDHKIRHGSVVIAAITSCTNTSNPSVMIGAGLLAKKAVERGLNVRPYVKTSLAPGSRVVSEYLRESGLLPYLEALRFHIVGFGCTTCIGNSGPLPDAVARAIAEDDLVVAAVLSGNRNFEGRIHPLVRANYLASPPLVVAYALAGRVDIDLLNEPLGYDPNGQPVYLRDIWPTQDEIQREIRRSLKPEMFRRQYADVFDGNELWNRIVAPEGELYAWDPNSTYIQEPPFFVDMPLEPPPLQDIRGARALVLLGDSITTDHISPAGSISAKSPAGRYLIEHGVPPEEFNSYGARRGNHEVMMRGTFANVRLKNLLVPGIEGGVTIYLPTGEQMTVYEAAMRYKAAGIPLVILAGKEYGTGSSRDWAAKGVSLLGVKAVLAESFERIHRSNLVGMGVLPLQFRPGESWQSLGLTGREVYEIEGIRDDLQPGQVITVRAKGEDGAERSFTMIARVDTPVEVHYYRNGGILPAVLRQILRHSAAPL